A region of Vigna radiata var. radiata cultivar VC1973A chromosome 6, Vradiata_ver6, whole genome shotgun sequence DNA encodes the following proteins:
- the LOC106764175 gene encoding transcription termination factor MTERF5, chloroplastic-like, with protein sequence MSTVIRHRLRLSPKLLLYSFPKPSFLFSTTTSDSVSFTISYLTNTCGFTPEAALKLSKRLRFNTAQKPDSVISFFQTHGFSAPQIHRIFSKCPELMVCDPTRRLLPKFHFLTSKGVSASDVVSIVTRNPRFLCSSFENCIFPTFQLLRRFFPSDLRALTVFVVFPSVIGHCRLASNIERLLNAGVAHVGIRYLLNSRSFILCSNLRTLLEEVKLLGFDPLKVTFTVALQAKSTVSNPLWDAKVDVLKKWGWSEDEVLVAFRKHPAMMLCSMEKLDAVTRFWVGRLGWDRSELIAYPWLFSYSLDKRLVPRALVLQYLLSRGLVKKDGSISTPFCNSDEEFLKKYVKSFKEETPWLLELYQKGQGAS encoded by the coding sequence ATGAGCACTGTTATCCGCCACCGCCTAAGGCTAAGTCCAAAacttcttctttattctttccCCAAACCCTCTTTCTTGTTCTCCACAACCACTTCCGATTCTGTCTCCTTCACCATATCCTACCTCACCAACACCTGCGGATTCACACCAGAGGCTGCACTGAAACTATCCAAACGACTTCGTTTTAACACCGCCCAAAAACCTGATTCCGTCATCTCCTTCTTCCAAACCCACGGTTTCTCCGCCCCCCAGATCCACCGCATCTTCAGCAAATGCCCCGAACTCATGGTATGCGACCCCACCCGAAGGCTTCTCCCCAAATTCCACTTCTTGACCTCCAAAGGTGTTTCTGCATCCGACGTCGTTTCCATTGTCACTAGGAACCCCCGTTTCCTCTGTAGCAGCTTCGAAAACTGCATCTTCCCCACCTTCCAACTCCTCCGAAGGTTCTTTCCCTCCGACCTCAGGGCCCTCACTGTTTTCGTCGTCTTTCCCTCTGTCATCGGCCACTGTCGCTTGGCATCAAACATTGAAAGGTTGCTCAACGCCGGAGTCGCGCACGTCGGCATTCGGTACTTGCTAAACAGTCGGTCTTTTATTCTCTGCTCCAACCTGAGAACCCTTTTGGAGGAagtgaagttgttggggtttgacCCTCTTAAGGTGACCTTCACTGTTGCCCTTCAGGCCAAAAGTACTGTTTCGAACCCCCTTTGGGATGCCAAAGTCGACGTGTTGAAGAAATGGGGTTGGTCTGAGGATGAGGTTTTAGTTGCGTTTAGGAAACACCCTGCAATGATGCTATGTTCCATGGAGAAACTTGATGCAGTGACGAGGTTTTGGGTGGGTCGGCTTGGATGGGATCGTTCTGAGCTTATTGCTTACCCTTGGTTGTTTAGCTACAGTTTGGACAAAAGACTCGTTCCGAGGGCTTTGGTTCTGCAGTATCTTCTCTCCAGAGGATTGGTGAAGAAGGATGGTAGCATCTCCACACCATTTTGTAACTCTGATGAGGAGTTTCTGAAAAAGTATGTGAAATCTTTCAAGGAGGAAACACCCTGGTTACTAGAGCTATATCAGAAGGGACAGGGAGCATCGTAG